The DNA region AACGTCATTTTGAAGAAAGTATGGACCCACGAAACGACGAAGAAGGCACTCGCGCCATACAAATACCACATGTGGATTTtcgacggcaagaagctggCATGGTCCAGCACATACGTGGATCGCGGCGAACTGCGATTTACCGTCGACCTGGATGACGGCAAGCGTCCACctggcgctcgcccgcgtgAGGGCGGCCAATTTCTTGTCATGATTCGGCAAACCATCACGGTGAACATGAATTCCATCCAGACATACCTTCAAAAGAAGGCGTCTTTCGACAATAATGTCCTCCAAGCAATGAACTTCTTGGACCACTTGATTCGACAATATCCGTCGCAGAAATTGCTTTCGATCAAACGCAACTTCTACGAGGTCTCGGAGCGAGGCCAACCTCTCACCGGAGGAGGATCGACAATTGTTGTACACAAAGGCGCCTACGCCTCAATTCGAATGGTCAACAATCTGGCCCAGGGTGGAATGGGACTCGCGCTCAATTGCGACGTGGCCAACACTTGCTTCTGGCTTGGACCAGAAAGCCTGGACACTGTTGTCCTCCAATTCCTCGCATCCTGCGATCGGAGGAGATGGGGCTCGCTGACGCCCATAACCATGGCCAGGGAGTTTTGGCCGGTCAAGCACAACACTGGTGTATGGGCATCTTCGGATGCCTTCAAACAACTCCGGAAGATGCGACGCCTTCGGTTCAGGGTCGACCATCCGAATCGCAAAGACCGGGAAAAGGTCTTTACCATTCAGGACTTCGCCTTTGATCAGAAATATGGAGCCGAGGGAGGCAACGCCAAGAACGTCACATTTGAGTACAACGGAAAGGAGATATCGGTTGCCAACTACTATGCGCAGAAGTACAAGGCCCATCTCAAATACTCCAACCTGCCCCTCATATTCGCTGGCAAAGCCGGCTGGTTTCCCATGGAGTTTGCCATTCTCGAGCCCATGCAGCGTTACCAGTTCAAACTCAACCCAGACCAGACAGCTGCCATGATCAAAGTGGCCGTGACCCGTCCGCAACAGCGCAAAGCGGACATTGTTCATCACGCATCCAAGCTCAAGCAGGCAGAAGACCCTTACCTCAGAGAGTACGGTGTCAAGTTCGAAACAGCATTTGCGAAGACAGAGGCTCGCATCATTGCCCCGCCTCGTGTCGATTTCTCCCAGGGCAACGCCGATCCGAGATTTTCTGGCCGCTGGGACCTCCGCGGTAAGAAGTTTTGGCGACAGAACTTAGCGCCGCTCGCGAACTGGGGATTTATAGTCATGGATGGCTGTGTCAATTTTCCGCAGCTCCAAAATTTTGCCAAGACATTTCGGTCGACATTCTTGGGCCATGGCGGGAAGTGCCCAAATGACGCTATGCTTCTCAACGTTCCCGCGGACATGAAGTACAACGGAGCAGAGGCCCTGGCTTGGGCACATGGAGAGGTTACCCGTGCACGCGGATACACGCAACTGCTGTTTGTGGTTGTTCAGCACAAGAACAGTCCCCACTACGAGCGGCTCAAGAAATCGGGAGACTGCCGATTTGGCATCCTCACGCAGGTAGTGAACGGTGAGGCCGTCAAGCGCAACAACGGCCAGTACCATTCGAATGTCTGCATGAAGGTTAATGCGAAGCTTGGCGGTGCAACGTCTCGCACTACGCCTCCGTGGAAGACTGCGCAGACGTATTTTCCCAAGGATCGTCCGACCATGATTATCGGCGCTGATATCTCACACACGGCTCCTGGGAGTAATGCGCCTTCGACTGCGGCGATGACAATGAATGTGGACCGCGATGCCACCAGGTTTGCTGCCATGGTGGAGACGAATGGTTACCGCACTGAGGTGCTCAGTCCGTCAAACATCCGCTTCATGATGCAGAACTTATGCAAGCAGTGGCAGGCGGGACACGAGGGGTCCTACCCCAAACACATCATTTACTTTCGAGATGGTGTTTCTGAGGGGCAATTCGCCAAGGTTCTGCACCGTGAGATTGGTGAAATAAAGGCCTACTTCCGTGACAACAAACCGGCCAACCCCAACCTTGAAATCCCCAAGTTCACGGTTGTGGTCGCTACAAAGCGCCACCACATTCGGTTCTTTCCCCAACAGGGTGGTGACAAAAACAGCAATGCCCTTCCAGGAACGCTTGTCGAGAAGGAAGTTACCCACCCTTTTATGTGGGATTTCTATCTCTGCTCGCATGTGGCGATTCAGGGCACGGCTCGGCCTGTGCACTACCACGTCATCTTGGATGAGATGGGCGTGCCGGTAAACGAGTTCCAAAAGATGATTTACCATCAGTGCTATTCGTATGcacgctcgacgacacccgTGTCGCTCCACCCTGCGGTGTACTATGCCCATCTCGCTGGCAACCGCGCTCGCGCCCATGAAAACGTGGCGACCAGCGAAGGATTCCGTGCCGGTGCCAAAGGCCATGAGATGATTCGCGACCAGGTTGCGAAGGGCATAACCATCGGAAGCATTCCGGAGGGCACGGAGGCTCCACAGCTACTGGCGCTCGGTGGACGACCCGATCAGAAGAATGGCCCGGTTGAGGGGGAGATGCGCCAGCGAGAGTTCTTCCGCGGGACCATGTGGTACATTTAAGTATCTACTTTTGAGTGGTTTGCTTGGCCTCAGAGCATCGTGGTTCATGAGTCTCGAGAAGACAAAAGGGGACGGTTTGGCGGTggagtggcggcggaggttTCCAAGGGGATGGTTTGGCGGTGGAGTGGCGGTGGAGGTCGTATCAGATAGGCAAATCGCTGATGCGTAACATCTTGTCCCTCGTATGCATATGTGTGTGAGGGGCATTATAGGCTATCCAACTGGTCGTCACATTCACGGAGTACGTGAGCTTGTCTCTCAGTCTCGCCTTTGGAAATGCGCCGAGCCGGTCAATCGGTCAACATGGGCTGAGGTCGGGCCTCTCTGTATGTGCGAATCGGGTCGTATCTCGTATGTTCCCATCTATATTGCTAGCCGCAGCTGTCGTCACTAGGCAG from Purpureocillium takamizusanense chromosome 3, complete sequence includes:
- the ago1 gene encoding Protein argonaute (COG:J~EggNog:ENOG503NU0D); translation: MGFDPAKSAKAEDRGNTRVELPPDAYVPDTAKSQFTLRNNKYNTEGKPAQVEVNQYRLKSLDFTKTIYQYDVTISPDHEKKNVILKKVWTHETTKKALAPYKYHMWIFDGKKLAWSSTYVDRGELRFTVDLDDGKRPPGARPREGGQFLVMIRQTITVNMNSIQTYLQKKASFDNNVLQAMNFLDHLIRQYPSQKLLSIKRNFYEVSERGQPLTGGGSTIVVHKGAYASIRMVNNLAQGGMGLALNCDVANTCFWLGPESLDTVVLQFLASCDRRRWGSLTPITMAREFWPVKHNTGVWASSDAFKQLRKMRRLRFRVDHPNRKDREKVFTIQDFAFDQKYGAEGGNAKNVTFEYNGKEISVANYYAQKYKAHLKYSNLPLIFAGKAGWFPMEFAILEPMQRYQFKLNPDQTAAMIKVAVTRPQQRKADIVHHASKLKQAEDPYLREYGVKFETAFAKTEARIIAPPRVDFSQGNADPRFSGRWDLRGKKFWRQNLAPLANWGFIVMDGCVNFPQLQNFAKTFRSTFLGHGGKCPNDAMLLNVPADMKYNGAEALAWAHGEVTRARGYTQLLFVVVQHKNSPHYERLKKSGDCRFGILTQVVNGEAVKRNNGQYHSNVCMKVNAKLGGATSRTTPPWKTAQTYFPKDRPTMIIGADISHTAPGSNAPSTAAMTMNVDRDATRFAAMVETNGYRTEVLSPSNIRFMMQNLCKQWQAGHEGSYPKHIIYFRDGVSEGQFAKVLHREIGEIKAYFRDNKPANPNLEIPKFTVVVATKRHHIRFFPQQGGDKNSNALPGTLVEKEVTHPFMWDFYLCSHVAIQGTARPVHYHVILDEMGVPVNEFQKMIYHQCYSYARSTTPVSLHPAVYYAHLAGNRARAHENVATSEGFRAGAKGHEMIRDQVAKGITIGSIPEGTEAPQLLALGGRPDQKNGPVEGEMRQREFFRGTMWYI